From the genome of Neodiprion pinetum isolate iyNeoPine1 chromosome 3, iyNeoPine1.2, whole genome shotgun sequence, one region includes:
- the LOC124214501 gene encoding (11Z)-hexadec-11-enoyl-CoA conjugase-like: MRGHDLDLNFIVKNDKSQEFDLEEVINKDVSTNDKFYHRLVIPNLLYFGALHVGAVIGIYHLLVNAKVLTIIWAFFMAFCTGEAVTLGAHRYYSHKSFKATTALRLAMIIFQTAAGQNSMYTWARDHRLHHKYSDTDADPHNATRGFFFSHVGWLISKKHPLVKEKSKCIDVSDLLDDKILMFQHKYFVPVYLLVGFLCPTCLPVFCWDENWWTSFYVVYCLRYVGILHATWSVNSIAHMFGTKPYDKRIVSVDSNVVSFLTGGDGWHNYHHSFPWDWRAGEFSVRGGFNTKFLQRLADYGFAYDLKTASDSVVEGHTKKHGDGTRPVVDVGLNEHEDKKPRNGVVRNAPKEKSLVAD; the protein is encoded by the exons ATGAG GGGTCACGACTTAGACTTGAACTTCATCGTGAAAAATGACAAGAGTCAAGAGTTCGACCTGGAAGAGGTGATCAACAAGGATGTCAGCACGAACGATAAGTTTTATCACAGACTTGTGATTCCCAACCTGTTATACTTCGGCGCCCTCCACGTAGGCGCGGTAATTGGTATTTACCACTTGCTGGTGAACGCCAAGGTACTCACAATAATATGGG CGTTTTTCATGGCGTTCTGTACCGGCGAAGCCGTTACGTTGGGGGCCCATCGATACTATTCGCACAAGAGTTTCAAGGCGACAACGGCTCTCAGGCTGGCaatgatcatttttcaaacggcGGCTGGACAG AACAGCATGTATACTTGGGCAAGAGATCACAGACTGCATCACAAGTACAGCGACACCGACGCCGATCCTCACAATGCTACCAgaggatttttcttttcccatgtcGGTTGGTTGATATCCAAGAAACATCCTCTCGTCAAAGAGAAGAGCAAGTGCATCGACGTCTCGGATCTGCTCGATGACAAAATCCTCATGTTTCAGCACAA atATTTCGTACCGGTTTATCTACTCGTGGGATTTCTTTGTCCGACTTGTTTGCCAGTTTTCTGTTGGGATGAAAATTGGTGGACTTCCTTTTACGTCGTATACTGTCTTCGCTACGTCGGCATTCTCCATGCAACTTGGAGCGTAAATTCTATCGCTCACATGTTCGGCACAAAGCCCTACGACAA AAGAATTGTCTCCGTCGATTCCAACGTCGTTTCGTTTCTCACCGGCGGAGATGGATGGCACAATTACCATCACAGTTTTCCCTGGGATTGGAGAGCTGGGGAATTCAGTGTAAGGGGTGGTTTCAACACCAAGTTCCTGCAGAGGCTGGCGGATTACGGCTTCGCGTACGATTTAAAAACGGCCTCGGACTCGGTCGTCGAAGGGCATACCAAGAAGCACGGGGACGGAACGCGTCCGGTTGTAGACGTCGGGCTAAACGAACATGAAGATAAAAAGCCGAGAAACGGCGTCGTCCGCAACGCTCCGAAGGAAAAGAGCCTCGTAGCCGACTAA